One genomic region from Gossypium hirsutum isolate 1008001.06 chromosome D13, Gossypium_hirsutum_v2.1, whole genome shotgun sequence encodes:
- the LOC107936073 gene encoding homeobox-leucine zipper protein REVOLUTA, producing the protein MAMAMTHHHNRESSIDKHLDTGKYVRYTAEQVEALERVYAECPKPSSLRRQQLIRECPILSNIEPKQIKVWFQNRRCREKQRKETSRLQTVNRKLTAMNKLLMEENDRLQKQVSQLVCENGYMRQQLHTVNASATDASCDSAVTTPQHSLRNANNPAGLLSIAEETLAEFLSKATGTAVNWVQMPGMKPGPDSVGIFAISQSCSGVAARACGLVSLEPTKIAEILKDRPSWFRDCRKLEVFTMFPAGNGGTIELVYTQMFAPTTLAPARDFWTLRYTTTLENGSLVVCERSLSGSGAGPSVASAAQFVRAEVLPSGYLIRPCEGGGSIIHIVDQLNLEAWSVPEVLRPLYESSKVIAQKMTIPALRYVRQIAQETSGEVVYSLGRQPAVLRTFSQRLSRGFNEAINGFNEDGWSIMNCDGTEDVIIAINSSKSLSNSSNLSTGLSFLGGVLCAKASMLLQNVPPAVLVRFLREHRLEWADFNVDAYSAASLKAGTYAYPGMRPTSFTGSQIIMPLGQTAEHEELLEVIRLEGQSLTQEDAFLSRDIHLLQICSGIDDNAVGACSELVFAPIDEMFPDDAALLPSGFRIIPLESKPDSSATNRTLDLTSSLEVGPATSQAAGDSPCQNARSVLTIAFQFPFDTNLQDNVLTMARQYVRSVISSVQRIAMAISPCGSSPTIGPKPSPGSPEALTLAHWICQSYSFHLGEELLKSESLGGNSVLKNLWQHQDAILCCSLKSVPVFIFANQAGLDMLETTLVDLPDITLDKIFDESGRKALCSDFTKLMQQGFTHLLAGVCMSTMGRHVSYEQAVAWKVLAADANTVHCLAFSFINWSFV; encoded by the exons CCTAAACAGATCAAAGTTTGGTTCCAAAATCGCAG GTGTAGAGagaaacaaaggaaagaaacttCAAGGCTTCAAACAGTAAATAGAAAATTAACAGCAATGAATAAGCTGTTAATGGAAGAGAATGATAGGTTGCAAAAACAGGTTTCTCAGTTGGTTTGTGAGAATGGGTACATGAGACAGCAATTGCATACTGTAAAT GCATCAGCGACTGACGCAAGCTGTGACTCTGCGGTTACCACTCCTCAGCATTCACTGAGAAATGCTAATAACCCTGCTGG ACTCCTCTCTATTGCGGAGGAGACCTTGGCAGAGTTCCTTTCCAAGGCTACGGGAACTGCTGTCAATTGGGTCCAGATGCCTGGGATGAAG CCTGGTCCAGATTCAGTTGGGATATTTGCCATTTCccaaagttgtagtggagtggcaGCTCGAGCTTGCGGTCTTGTAAGTTTAGAACCTACAAAG ATTGCAGAGATTCTTAAAGATCGTCCATCTTGGTTCCGGGACTGTCGGAAGCTTGAAGTTTTCACCATGTTTCCAGCTGGCAATGGTGGTACGATTGAGCTTGTATACACACAG ATGTTTGCTCCGACTACATTGGCTCCTGCAAGGGACTTTTGGACTCTAAGATACACTACAACTTTAGAGAACGGCAGTCTTGTG GTATGTGAGAGGTCTCTTTCGGGTTCCGGAGCTGGCCCGAGTGTGGCTTCCGCAGCTCAATTTGTGAGAGCTGAAGTGCTTCCTAGTGGCTATTTGATTAGGCCTTGTGAGGGTGGAGGGTCGATTATCCATATTGTTGACCAATTGAATCTTGAG GCATGGAGTGTGCCGGAGGTCTTGCGCCCCCTTTACGAATCATCCAAAGTAATTGCTCAGAAAATGACTATTCCG GCGCTGCGCTACGTTAGGCAGATTGCCCAAGAGACAAGCGGCGAGGTGGTTTACAGTTTGGGCAGGCAGCCTGCTGTGCTTAGAACATTTAGCCAAAGATTAAGCAG GGGCTTCAATGAGGCAATAAATGGATTCAATGAAGATGGCTGGTCGATAATGAATTGTGATGGTACTGAGGATGTGATAATTGCTATTAATTCCAGCAAGAGCTTGAGCAACAGTTCGAATCTGAGCACCGGTCTTTCATTCCTCGGGGGTGTTCTATGTGCAAAGGCATCCATGCTGCTTCAA AATGTTCCTCCTGCTGTTCTTGTCCGATTCTTGAGGGAACATCGTTTGGAATGGGCTGATTTCAATGTCGATGCTTATTCAGCTGCATCATTGAAGGCCGGAACATATGCTTATCCTGGAATGAGACCTACAAGTTTTACTGGGAGTCAGATCATCATGCCACTCGGCCAGACGGCCGAACACGAAGAG CTGCTCGAAGTTATAAGACTCGAAGGCCAGTCTCTTACGCAAGAAGATGCCTTTCTATCAAGGGACATTCATCTATTACAG ATATGTAGTGGAATTGATGACAATGCGGTTGGGGCCTGTTCGGAGCTTGTGTTTGCACCAATAGATGAGATGTTTCCGGATGATGCTGCCTTACTACCTTCGGGATTCCGCATTATCCCGTTGGAGTCAAAACCA GATTCGTCGGCTACAAATCGGACTTTGGATCTTACTTCGAGTCTCGAAGTGGGGCCTGCAACAAGCCAAGCTGCCGGAGATTCTCCGTGTCAGAACGCACGATCGGTGTTGACAATTGCCTTCCAGTTTCCCTTCGATACCAATCTTCAGGATAATGTTCTGACCATGGCACGCCAGTATGTCCGTAGTGTCATTTCTTCTGTCCAGAGGATTGCTATGGCCATATCTCCATGTGGATCGAGCCCAACTATAGGACCAAAGCCATCTCCAGGTTCTCCCGAAGCGCTTACGTTGGCTCATTGGATCTGCCAGAGCTACAG TTTCCATTTGGGGGAAGAGTTGTTGAAATCCGAATCACTTGGTGGCAACTCAGTATTGAAGAATCTTTGGCAACATCAGGATGCAATATTGTGTTGTTCGTTGAAG tcTGTACCGGTTTTCATCTTCGCAAATCAGGCCGGTCTAGACATGCTTGAGACAACTCTAGTGGATCTACCAGACATCACACTGGACAAAATATTCGATGAGTCGGGACGGAAGGCATTGTGCTCTGATTTCACCAAGTTGATGCAGCAG GGATTCACTCACTTGCTGGCCGGAGTTTGCATGTCGACAATGGGCCGCCACGTCTCGTATGAACAAGCTGTTGCTTGGAAAGTACTTGCAGCTGATGCAAACACTGTCCATTGCTTGGCATTCTCTTTTATAAACTGGTCTTTTGtgtga